Below is a window of Candidatus Binataceae bacterium DNA.
TTTCGCGCGCGCCGTGGGCGCCGACATCCTGCGCTCCGGCGGCGGCGCGCATAGCGTTTATCTGCGCGCGGCGCAGCGATGGCGCGGCAACTGGGCGGCGGCGGCCATGCGGCTGCGGCCGTACCATCGCGCCCAGATCATCGCCGAACGCGCGGCTTTCAAATCTCCGACGTTGCGCTGCACAATTGCGGTTTCAGAACTGGTGCGGAAGCAATTGATCGACGAGTTCGGTCTCGAGTCGGAAAAGGCGGTGACGCTCTACAACGGCGTCGATCTCGGACGCTTCCGTCCCGCAGGCCTCGGCGAGCGCGCCCGTTTTCGACAGATGTATGAAGTCGAGACCGGGGCTCCTGTGGTCGCGTTCGCGGGCCACGGTTTCGCGCGCAAGGGACTCGGCCCGTTGCTCGAGGCCTGGCCGGCGCTGAAATCGCATCCATTCCTGCTTGTCGCCGGCAGCGATCGCTCGGCGGTTCGCTATATCCGGATGGCTCATCGGTTGGGAATCGGCTCGCGCGTGCGGTTCCTCGGCGCGGTCGGCCAGATCGAGCAGCTTTTTCGCGCCGCCGACGCCTTTGCGCTGCCGTCGTTTTTCGAACCGTTCGGCAATGTCGCGATGGAAGCGATGGCCGCGGGGCTCGGGGTGATGGTCAGCGCGCAATGCGGCGTCGCCGAACTGCTACCGCCCGGGATGCGCCCGTTTGTGGTGAAAGATCCGGCCGACCCGGGCGAAATCGCCGAGCGCCTCGCGGCGCTGCTCGAGACGAAGCATCTGACCGAAGACGAGGCGCGCGCCGCCGCTGAAGCCCATCCGTGGAGCGATTACTCGGCCCGGCTGCTCGAAATAATCGATTCGCTCTGACGGGTCTGCTCTTGCTACCCCC
It encodes the following:
- a CDS encoding glycosyltransferase family 4 protein: MRVALIARRFDPAGGGTERDLVVTAQCLVAAGHDLTIYTAEARGAPGRWPVVQVGSRWPGGPFRLMRFAWDAPAQARRDGAELVLSFARAVGADILRSGGGAHSVYLRAAQRWRGNWAAAAMRLRPYHRAQIIAERAAFKSPTLRCTIAVSELVRKQLIDEFGLESEKAVTLYNGVDLGRFRPAGLGERARFRQMYEVETGAPVVAFAGHGFARKGLGPLLEAWPALKSHPFLLVAGSDRSAVRYIRMAHRLGIGSRVRFLGAVGQIEQLFRAADAFALPSFFEPFGNVAMEAMAAGLGVMVSAQCGVAELLPPGMRPFVVKDPADPGEIAERLAALLETKHLTEDEARAAAEAHPWSDYSARLLEIIDSL